A genomic stretch from Telopea speciosissima isolate NSW1024214 ecotype Mountain lineage chromosome 7, Tspe_v1, whole genome shotgun sequence includes:
- the LOC122669320 gene encoding auxin-responsive protein SAUR76-like produces MAKGGKLTKLKSVLKRWQSMNKFGRSNNGSSIAAANPSDDEDSVAVPGGGNVPEGFQPVYVGKSRRRYLISSDVIDHPLFRELLEKSDGSDSMTVGCEVVLFEHMLWMLENAEPQPESLDELVEFYAC; encoded by the coding sequence ATGGCGAAAGGCGGTAAGCTAACGAAGCTGAAGTCGGTGTTAAAGAGATGGCAATCAATGAACAAGTTCGGGCGTAGCAACAACGGCAGCTCCATCGCCGCCGCTAACCCTTCCGATGACGAAGACTCTGTAGCCGTCCCCGGCGGCGGAAATGTTCCGGAAGGATTTCAGCCGGTGTACGTTGGGAAGTCTCGCCGGCGGTACCTTATCAGCTCCGACGTCATTGACCACCCTCTATTTCGTGAGCTTCTGGAGAAATCGGACGGGTCGGATTCGATGACGGTCGGGTGCGAAGTAGTATTGTTCGAACATATGCTTTGGATGCTGGAGAACGCAGAGCCACAGCCTGAGTCTTTAGATGAGCTCGTCGAGTTCTACGCTTGCTGA
- the LOC122667141 gene encoding sucrose synthase-like, which yields MAERALTRSHSLRDRLSETLSAHPNELLALLSRLESQGKGILQPHHLFAEVEAISVGDKQKLTDGAFGDLLRSTQEAIVLPPWVALAVRPRPGVWEYLRVNTNALVAEELSVPEYLQFKEELVNGGSDQDNFMLELDFEPFTDSFPRPTLSKSIGNGVEFLNRHLSAKMFHDKDSMHPLLDFLREHHFKGKTMMLNDRIQNLNSLQSVLRKAEEYLSTLPPDTSYSEFHHMFQEIGLEKGWGDTAKRVLEMIHLLLDLLEAPDPCTLETFLGRIPMVFNVVILSPHGYFAQSNVLGYPDTGGQVVYILDQVRAMEAEMLQRIKQQGLDVTPRILIVTRLLPDAVGTTCNQHLEKVLGTEHTSILRVPFRTEKGILRKWISRFEVWPYLETFTEDVANEIAGEMQGKPDLIIGNYSDGNLVASLLAHKLGVTQCTIAHALEKTKYPDSDIYWKKFEDKYHFSCQFTADLIAMNHTDFIITSTFQEIAGSKDTVGQYESHTAFTLPGLYRVVHGIDVFDPKFNIVSPGADMKIYFPYSEKEKRLTAFHPEIEELLYSPDQNAEHIGMLNDTSKPIIFSMARLDRVKNITGLVEWYGKNSRLRELVNLVVVAGDRRKESKDLEEQSEMKKMYDLIETYKLNGQFRWISSQMNTVRNGELYRYIADTKGAFVQPAFYEAFGLTVVESMTCGLPTFATLHGGPAEIIVHGISGFHIDPYQGDQAGELLVKFFEKCKEDPTHWDKISLGGLQRIKEKYTWQIYSERLMTLAGVYGFWKHVSKLERREARRYLEMFYALKYRKLAQSVPLAVDE from the exons ATGGCGGAACGTGCGCTCACTCGCTCTCATAGCCTTCGAGATCGCCTGAGCGAAACCCTGTCTGCTCATCCGAACGAATTGTTGGCCCTTTTGTCAAG ACTGGAAAGCCAAGGGAAGGGAATTTTGCAACCTCATCATCTCTTTGCTGAGGTTGAAGCAATATCCGTAGGGGACAAGCAAAAACTAACGGATGGGGCATTTGGGGATCTCTTAAGATCCACTCAG GAAGCAATAGTCTTACCTCCATGGGTTGCACTGGCTGTTCGCCCAAGGCCTGGAGTTTGGGAATATTTACGTGTGAATACCAATGCGCTTGTTGCAGAGGAGTTGAGTGTGCCTGAATATTTACAGTTCAAAGAAGAACTTGTGAATGGTGGAAg TGACCAAGATAACTTCATGCTTGAGTTGGACTTTGAACCATTCACTGATTCTTTTCCAAGACCAACTCTTTCAAAGTCCATTGGGAATGGTGTGGAGTTTCTCAATCGACACCTCTCTGCAAAAATGTTCCATGACAAAGATAGCATGCATCCACTGCTTGATTTCCTCAGGGAACATCACTTCAAGGGAAAG ACTATGATGTTGAATGATAGGATACAAAACCTTAATTCTCTCCAATCCGTTTTAAGGAAGGCAGAGGAGTACCTGTCCACTCTCCCTCCAGACACATCATATTCCGAGTTTCATCATATGTTCCAAGAGATCGGCTTGGAGAAAGGGTGGGGTGATACTGCTAAACGTGTCCTAGAGATGATTCATCTACTATTAGACCTTCTTGAGGCACCTGATCCATGTACTCTTGAGACATTCCTTGGAAGAATCCCTATGGTTTTCAATGTTGTGATTCTTTCTCCTCATGGATACTTTGCCCAGTCCAACGTATTAGGCTATCCTGACACTGGGGGACAG GTTGTTTATATTTTGGATCAAGTTCGTGCCATGGAGGCTGAGATGCTTCAACGCATCAAGCAGCAAGGACTTGACGTTACCCCTCGAATTCTCATT GTGACTCGACTTTTACCCGATGCAGTAGGAACTACTTGTAATCAGCATCTTGAAAAAGTTCTTGGAACGGAGCATACTAGCATTCTCCGAGTTCCTTTCAGAACTGAGAAAGGGATTCTTCGTAAATGGATCTCCAGATTTGAAGTATGGCCATACTTGGAGACATTCACAGAG GATGTTGCAAATGAAATAGCTGGAGAGATGCAGGGCAAgccagatctgatcattggaaaCTACAGTGATGGAAATCTTGTTGCCTCTTTGCTGGCACACAAGTTAGGGGTCACACAG TGCACCATTGCTCATGCCCTCGAAAAAACCAAGTATCCAGATTCTGATATATATTGGAAAAAGTTTGAAGACAAGTATCACTTCTCATGTCAATTCACAGCTGATCTAATTGCTATGAATCATACAGATTTTATTATCACCAGTACTTTCCAAGAGATTGCTGGAAG CAAGGACACTGTTGGACAATATGAGAGTCACACTGCATTTACACTCCCTGGACTCTATCGAGTTGTCCATGGTATCGATGTCTTCGACCCCAAGTTTAACATCGTCTCTCCAGGAGCAGATATGAAAATCTACTTCCCCTATTCAGAGAAGGAAAAGCGACTCACAGCCTTCCACCCTGAGATCGAGGAGCTTCTTTATAGCCCTGATCAGAATGCAGAACACAT aggtatgttaaatgataccAGCAAGCCAATCATTTTTTCGATGGCAAGATTGGACCGTGTGAAGAACATTACTGGATTAGTTGAGTGGTATGGTAAGAATTCCAGGCTGAGAGAGTTGGTCAACCTTGTTGTGGTGGCTGGTGACCGGAGGAAGGAATCAAAGGACTTGGAGGAGCAATctgagatgaagaagatgtatGATCTCATTGAAACATACAAGTTGAATGGTCAGTTCCGATGGATCTCTTCCCAGATGAACACTGTGAGAAATGGTGAACTCTACCGTTATATAGCAGACACAAAGGGAGCTTTTGTACAGCCTGCTTTCTACGAGGCTTTTGGTTTAACAGTTGTTGAGTCCATGACCTGTGGCCTGCCAACATTTGCAACTCTACATGGAGGTCCAGCTGAGATCATAGTGCATGGAATATCTGGCTTCCATATTGATCCTTACCAGGGGGATCAGGCTGGTGAACTTCTGGTGAAATTCTTTGAGAAGTGCAAGGAAGACCCAACACACTGGGACAAGATTTCGCTGGGAGGCCTGCAGCGAATCAAAGAGAA GTATACTTGGCAGATATACTCTGAGAGATTGATGACATTGGCTGGGGTCTATGGCTTCTGGAAGCATGTCTCAAAGCTTGAACGCCGTGAGGCCCGGCGCTATCTTGAGATGTTTTATGCCCTCAAGTATCGTAAGTTG GCGCAGTCAGTTCCTTTGGCTGTGGATGAGTAG